From Paenibacillus sp. FSL H8-0537:
CCCACTCTCCTGCAGCGCTGCGCACGAGCGGCAGCCACTCTCCGCCTCCGCTGCGGCTTTGCAGAGCCGGCCGCAGCGTCCACTGCGGCTGCTCGCCCGGCTCAACGAGCTGCAAAGCCACCCTGAACGGCAGCGAATCTTTCCGCAGCCCAAGCGCAATCAGCCAATCTTCCTCCTCGGCTGCTTTGCGCAGAATGACGATTTCGCCGCCAGCAGCTGTGCCGACCTTCTGCCATGCTTCCGCAGCCAAGCTATCCGGCTGCTGCAAAACCTCCTCTACCGCGAGGCTTAGCCATTGCTGCAGCTCAACATCTCCCGCAGCTCCCGCTTCCTGAATAAGCCGATCCCACAGTGCGCCTGCCTTGACGCCTGCTTCTGTATCCGGCACATTCAGCTTCCATGCCCGCTGCTCCTCCGACCAGCCGCCCCAATCTGGCATAAACCAGCCTTGCAGAAGCGCCTCCCGGATCAGGGAAGCTAGCTCTCTCAGCCGCTGTGCCCGCTGCGTCCACTCCACCTGCAGCAGCCGTGCATACTTAGGCTGCGACAAATAATCAACTGCCAGCAGCGGCGACAGCAGCAAGGCTTTGCGATCGCCATGCTGGACGTCCTCCACTTCCGTGCCGTACCAGGATGCTTTGTGCCAAGCGAATAGCACGGAACGCAGACGCGTCGCCGACTCCTGCTGGTCGCCAGCAAGCAGAGCAATCCGGTATTCGCCGCTCTCCGCCTTCAACCAACAGGCGTCCATCGTTAAAATTCCAGTGCCAATAGATGCTCTCATGTCACAATTTTTCCTTTCCACAGCTCCTCTTGGAACGCGCGCAGCCGCTGGTATTTACGACCGATGCCCGTAATATAAACCTGCCATCTATCCATTTCCTTCTCGGCTTTATAAATACGCTCCAGCTTTTTAAGCTGCTTTACCGCCATCCGGTAGCCCTGGCGATTGCGCGAGCTGATCCAGCTGTCGATCGCCTGATGATAGAGCGGCATCATGACGCGCGGGTTCACCTTTGACACCTCACGTACATCCTGAATCGGCAAATCATCGGGCAAGGCGCCAATCAGCATTTGCAGCTCAGCCCATTCCTCGTATTTTTTCTGCGCAAACCAGTGATCCGTAAGCTCCGAATAAGAATGCGGCAGCAGTGACGTCATATAGGACGTCCATTTCAAATTCTCCGGTTGATCCGTATCTGCACGGCGGCATAAGGTCAGGAACGGTCCCACCGTCCTTCCGCTTCGAATCGCATAAATATGCTTGTAAAGATAGGTCATCCAAGCCTCAAACGGCTCCCAATCTCCTTCTTCCAGCCGCTGAGCAGCGCATGTATAGACCATTTTTTGCGAACCGCGAAAATCCGTTTCTCCGAAATGGGCCAAAGCTTCCTTATCCTGCCCATCAAAAAAATACATCATCGCAATCGCCGTATGAATAAACGTATCGTTTATTTGCTCATCAGCAGTTTCCGTCTGCTCACCTGCCGATGCAAGCATCGAGGCCAGCTCGCGCTGCTGCCAGTCCCGATTTTCCGACATCTTCCCGCACAGCGCCAAATAAATATAAGGCCAGTCGAATAGCTGCTGCTCCTTCCGCAGAGCCCGGTTATAGGCATATCCAACAACCGCATCAGCCCAGTCACGTTCGTCCTCCAGCATTTCGGCAGGGGCCAGCTCCAGAACGAGCGTATAATAATGCTCCAGCCATGGCTCAGCCATACGGACGAACGACATTTCGTGATAATAGCGGCTGAATGAATCTACCGCTTTAATTGCTTGCTCTGCCTGATCCAGCACGAATAATATGACATTCATCCAGTGCAGCCGCTGCTTTTTTTTATCCCAGTCCTTGGATGTGCCTTTAAGTGCAGACAGCACGGGCTGCAAGGAATGCAGCGAGTGGCGGCATACGCGCCATGAATCGCCATACTCCTGCTCCATCCACGCCTGCCAATCTGCTGGAGACGCATCCACGCCTGGGGTGGAGGCTGTTTTTCCCCGCTGCTCCACAACGACAGCCGCCCGCGGCGCAGGCTCCGGCTGAAGCCCTGTCAGGCGGCGATACGCAGACTCC
This genomic window contains:
- a CDS encoding SWIM zinc finger family protein, translating into MNKALTRNDGQLLKLLEGNIREHMQQVIVERGWEYFRKGNVRKVEVHDQHLLTGVVAGSELYAVSIDVMDYAYSRCTCPYGGFCKHMAAVFFAFCDHNQALHGTPESAYRRLTGLQPEPAPRAAVVVEQRGKTASTPGVDASPADWQAWMEQEYGDSWRVCRHSLHSLQPVLSALKGTSKDWDKKKQRLHWMNVILFVLDQAEQAIKAVDSFSRYYHEMSFVRMAEPWLEHYYTLVLELAPAEMLEDERDWADAVVGYAYNRALRKEQQLFDWPYIYLALCGKMSENRDWQQRELASMLASAGEQTETADEQINDTFIHTAIAMMYFFDGQDKEALAHFGETDFRGSQKMVYTCAAQRLEEGDWEPFEAWMTYLYKHIYAIRSGRTVGPFLTLCRRADTDQPENLKWTSYMTSLLPHSYSELTDHWFAQKKYEEWAELQMLIGALPDDLPIQDVREVSKVNPRVMMPLYHQAIDSWISSRNRQGYRMAVKQLKKLERIYKAEKEMDRWQVYITGIGRKYQRLRAFQEELWKGKIVT